A single genomic interval of Pangasianodon hypophthalmus isolate fPanHyp1 chromosome 8, fPanHyp1.pri, whole genome shotgun sequence harbors:
- the srrd gene encoding SRR1-like protein, giving the protein MAASSEWQAVRRRGAARKGKLAQSEKPQAPESVDRGQDRRRITEAINELRCEDFWPEWKEILSGCQAETVDETVEGTDCFMECVCYGLGNFSSCVSARYQLAMLLLLLDALQIPVGCCSLYDPVFTESECETLRELGFTVLTENEEGKRAVCHPTLFYLMHCGKALYNNLLWKNWSPQILPKVTVIGNSFLGIQERTLQRQLERDYSFLSDVINVCEETSLPCSQRFLDVFNDTALIRFPPHKLRKLPESIWDEPSEPCYEHCQDLEIIQRVREPK; this is encoded by the exons ATGGCTGCTAGCAGTGAGTGGCAGGCTGTACGGCGCAGAGGAGCAGCCCGCAAAGGGAAACTTGCTCAGTCGGAAAAGCCACAAGCTCCCGAGTCTGTGGACCGCGGACAGGACAGACGCAGAATAACAGAGGCGAT CAATGAGCTGAGGTGTGAAGACTTCTGGCCAGAATGGAAAG AGATCTTGTCTGGCTGCCAGGCTGAGACTGTAGATGAAACAGTTGAAGGAACTGATTGCTTTATGGAGTGTGTATGTTATGGCCTGGGCAACTTCTCCTCCTGTGTGTCTGCTAGATATCAGCTTGCTATGTTGCTACTGCTGTTGGATGCATTGCAG ATTCCAGTGGGCTGCTGTAGCCTGTATGACCCTGTGTTTACAGAGTCAGAATGTGAAACTCTCAGAGAGTTGGGCTTTACTGTGCTGACTGAAAATGAG GAAGGGAAGCGAGCAGTATGCCACCCCACCCTCTTCTACTTGATGCATTGTGGAAAAGCTCTGTACAACAATCTGCTGTGGAAGAACTGGAGTCCTCAGATCCTGCCAAAGGTCACCGTTATTGGCAACAGTTTTCTTGGCATTCAGGAGAG GACGCTTCAGAGGCAGCTTGAAAGAGACTACAGTTTTCTTTCAGAT GTAATCAATGTGTGTGAGGAGACAAGCCTGCCCTGCTCACAGCGTTTCCTAGATGTGTTTAATGATACCGCCCTGATCCGGTTCCCTCCACACAAGCTTCGTAAACTCCCGGAATCAATCTGGGATGAGCCTTCAGAGCCCTGCTATGAGCACTGCCAAGATCTGGAGATCATCCAGAGAGTCAGAGAAccaaaataa